ATCTGAGTATGATTGGTGGACTGCTTTGTTGTCAATATCTTCATTGTGATGCTGTACTATACTTCTGCAATATGTTACTATTGAGTGAAACTGAGTAAAGAGTAAGgaatctctgtattatttcttacgaCTGCATATGAATCTATAATTAGCTCAACAAAAATTTCAGTTGAAAAAAAGCAAAGGTCTTTCCTTGATTACTAACTTGCTTTAAAGTAACTGATTGGAATCCTACCTTGAAATTGCAATGTAATTGCAATCTATTTAAAGCAGTGCTGTTCAACAGACCTTTCTGCAGGGATGGAAATATCCTAAATCTATACTGCCCAATACAGTGACCACTAACACATGCAAATATTGAGCACTGGAGATGTGGCTAGTGCAACTAAAAAACTGAATTACAAATATTGCTTAATTTGAATTTATGTTTAAATGACCACCTGTGATAGTGGCAACCTATGAGATAGCACAGAAATGAAACTTGACCTTATTCCCGACTCCCTTGTAAGTAGGAAGAACACTCATTTTGAAACCATGCAATTGTTCCATAGGACGGATGTTtatggtccttttttttttttttttttttttttttgagacagagtctcactctgttgcccagactggagtgcagtggcagtaatctcggctcactgcaacctctgcctctggggtttaaGCAAGCAagtctctgcttcagcctcccaagtagctgggattataggcgcctgccaccacacccaactaatttttgtatttttttttttttttttagtagagatggggtttcaccatgttggctaggctggtcttgagttcctgacctcatgatccacctgcctcagcctcccaaagtgctgggattacaggcgtgagccaccgcacctggcctggtctcctttaaataaacaaattgacTCTCCCAGTCTAAAAACTTGAGAaatttacatttgtcttatctgagttcctttctcaggaaactagCCATCAGACCTCCCAGGTAGCACCTAGGAACTGAAACTTATCAGATCACCACATCTGGACAATCAGATGCCAGACCCCTCACCTGCAACAATTTCCTAACTGATGCCTGTTGATCCACTCCTCATCTCTCCCCAAATCCTGCTGTTTTTGCACATGCagcatttcttccctgctatatccTAATTTTAATCAGTTGacaagatggatttgagactgatctcccccCATAGGCTGTAGCACCCAAATAATGCCTTCTTCCCTGACAATAATAGGGTCTCAGTGATAGGCTTTCCGTGCTGTGAACCACCGGACCTAGACTGAACCCCTGGCATTTCTCTGTTTCCCACCACTGAACTAAGTTATAAACTCTCAGgatctctgtttcttcattttaagaTGGGGATTAAAAAGTAcatcctgggccgggcgcggtggctcaagcctgtaatcccagcactttgggaggccgagacgggcggattatgaggtcaggagatcgagaccatcctggctaacactgtgaaaccccgtctctactaaaaaatacaaaaaactagccgggcgacgtggcgggcgcctgtagtcccagctactcgggaagctgaggcaggagaatggcgtgaacccgggaggcggagcttgcagtgagctgagatccggccactgcactccagcccgggagaaagagcgagactacgtctcaaaaaaaaaaaaaaaaaagtacatcctGGAGTGTTATTTTCAGTGTAAAATATGGCTGTGAAACTTCCTACACCTATGCACAGGTAAACTGATGGCCCTGCAAATGCCCAGAGAAGTAACCTTGTAAAGATTGAGTGAATGTTTCCCACCATTATTGGAAAATCTGGCTAAGTCAGTAGCTTTGTTTTCATATACTTAGCGGGGAAATCAACAAAAACGTGATGCCCTGTCATTTCCTTCCAGTTTCTTCTGCAACTCTAGCTCCAAAGACTGCAGTTCCtgcagtatatatacatatatataatttttttttttttttacaacaccaggaaaaaaaaaaaacatgcaaatgtACTATTTCTTCAAACACAACTAGGAATGATTGAACAGCTGGGGGAATAGGAAGAAAACCCCTCAGAAAACCAAGGACAAGCAGTGGCACATGGCCACTACAAATGGTTCTTCACTGCCATGTGGGCAGCCGGCAGCCAGCAGCTAGAGTCCGGCCTCGCTCTTCAGCCAGCAGGTTCTGCAAAGTCAAGCCAGCTGGCTCTCCGCCCAAGGCCTAGCTCTTCAGCCAGCAGTTTCTGCAAAGTCAGGCCAGCTGGCTCTCCGCCCGCTCTGCACCCCGGCGAAGTTccggtggggagggggaggggtggttccgccccgccccgcccctccccgctAGGGGCGGAGCCTGCGCCTGCGCCTGCGCCTGCGCCTGCGAGCTCAGCGGCCGGGCGTGTTAACCTACGGGTGGGCGCCCCACGCCCGCCAGATTCGCGCAGTCTCTGGGATACACGCCGCTCATTTCCAGGGCCTGAGCCAGGTCTGTTCTTCACGCAGGTGTCCCGCGCGTCCTGTTCAGCCATGAAGTCCGGCATCCGTGTAGCGCTGGTGACTGGAGGCAACAAGGGCATCGGCTTGGCCATCGTGCGCGACTTGTGCCGGCTGTTCTCGGGGGACGTGGTGCTCACGGCGCGGGACGTGGCGCGGGGCCAGGCAGCCGTGCAGCAGCTGCAGGCGGAGGGCCTGAGCCCGCGTTTCCACCAGCTGGACATCGACGACCTGCAGAGCATCCACACCCTGCGCGAGTTCCTGCTCAAGGAGTACGGGGGCCTGGACGTGCTGGTCAACAACGCGGGCATCGCCTTCAAGGGTACGGGGAGGGGACATGTCCTCCCCGACGTGGCCTGCTCCTGTCGAAGAAGCGCTGCACTGGGGCTCCTAGCGGCTGCGGGGTCCAGAAGGGCTCCctagggaggagagggaggagctgGGAGATGCAGGGAGTGCAGAAACCTTAGAGAAAGGGAGTTTTCCCGTCAAAGGGAACTTTGTGTTTCCCTGGCTCGGACTTTTGGGGATCTCTTTCAGATTTTCTGCAGTTTTTCTGAATTGAGCTTTAAGGCCATTGAATGAATTttgaactgattttaaaataaacgataaattgcaaaaagaaaaaatggttatGCCAAGATCCAGTGTGTGCGCCCTTCATCCTCTTTCCCCCAATGGTACCATCTTACAAAAATACTAGAACGTTATCAAACCAAGAGATTGGCACAATACTGTAACCAGACACAGCCTTTAGACAGAAggcactaattttttatttttagtagcatTCTATAGAATTTTACCCCGTGGGTACAATGTGTTAACtatgttctctttttctcctgaAAGTTGCTGATCCCACGCCCTTTCATATTCAAGCGGAAGTGACGATGAAAACAAACTTCTTTGGTACCCGAGATGTGTGCACAGAATTACTCCCTCTAATAAAACCCCAAGGTGAGTCTGATGGGAAACAGCGCACCTTCTCTTTGGCGCTTGACTCTGGCCCCTGCTTGTCTGGGATTTTTCCTACCGGCTCCTGCTTCCTCTTCATGCTGCATGTGCACCGACCTCTGTGCTTTGTCTCCTGCCAGCTGATAGGTGCCATTTTGCCTCAGAACTTTGTCCTCACTTCTCCCACTCCCATGGCCATTCGTCCTCCCCATCCCACTGGTCTTTGCACACCTGGCTGACTCTCTTATCCTTCAGGTCTTAGCTCAAACGTCTCCTGAGAGATGCTCTTTCTTTGCCCCATGCCCCTCCACGTGGGAGTCCATCCTGTACCCTTTCTCTGCTCTTTCAGAGAGATGTTATTCAGGCTGGTGGAGCCTTTACTACCACCAGTTCATTAGGCCCTTCTAATACCTGTCACCTGTCTGGAACAATCCTTAAGCTCCCGACCACAGAGTTGTCTTGCTGCCTTTCTGTCTCTTCCTGATGCCTTTCCCCACAATCTAAGATATTTCCAGAAGATCCCTGTCCTTTTCCCCAAGTTGTCTGGGACACAGAGCCCACCACCTACCCACCAGGATCGTGCAGGTCACCATGCCCCACCCCTCATAATCACTAGGTCCTAGGAGTTGTGCCCACTGAGTTCCTCCTGAATCCATCTCTCCGGCTTTACAGCAGGCCCTCACCTGTCCCTCTGGACAATTGCAAACCCTCACAAGGCACCTCTGGTCTTGAGTCTTTTCCTTTCCCAGCATCCTGCATGCGGTCTGCATGGTCATGCCGCTCCCAAAAATCCTTCAGGAGGAAAGTCCAAGCCCTTAGCATGGTACACAGAGATGTCCATAATCTGCCGCTGCTTAACTCCGGGCCCATTTTAACTCCCCTTCGACGTGCTCAAGGTGCTGGATATGACTATCACATTTCTTTGGTTGTAAACTGCTGTGATGGTTACCCTAAGTAATGGGACAGGAGATGAACCCACCCATTAAATAAAGCAGCAATAAGCAGctacttttagaaaaatttaaatgtgtgGCTTCGAGTTGGGTACTTGCATATATGGGTTATTCTCAGCTTTTATCCTGTTTCCCTGTCCTGTCATCCTATTAACTTGTGCTACTTCTAAGGCTCTGGTTCACCAGGACCTCAAAGGGCAGCTCTTCCAAATCTCACCTGACTCTACTCAGCCAAAATTTGAAGGCAGGAATGAAGTTCCACCACACTTGCTATGCATATTCCTCTTAAACTCATACTGTCTCTCATACAAAAATTTTCTGCTTCAAAATCTCTGCAAATTTGGCATTCACCTTTCTACAGGATTGTTGCACACCTTTCTACATAATGCTTTGTGGTGTATCTTAGGGAGAGTGGTGAACATATCTAGCACCATGAGTCTCAGAGCCCTTAAAAGCTGCAGCCCAGAGCTGCAGCAGAAGTTCCGCAGTGAGACCATCACCGAGGAGGAGCTGGTGGGGCTCATGAACAAGTTTGTGGAGGATACCAAGAAGGGAGTGCACCAGAAGGAGGGCTGGCCCAGCAGCGCCTACGGAGTGACGAAGATTGGCGTCACCGTTCTCTCCAGGATCCACGCCAGG
This window of the Rhinopithecus roxellana isolate Shanxi Qingling chromosome 13, ASM756505v1, whole genome shotgun sequence genome carries:
- the LOC104680046 gene encoding carbonyl reductase [NADPH] 1, coding for MKSGIRVALVTGGNKGIGLAIVRDLCRLFSGDVVLTARDVARGQAAVQQLQAEGLSPRFHQLDIDDLQSIHTLREFLLKEYGGLDVLVNNAGIAFKVADPTPFHIQAEVTMKTNFFGTRDVCTELLPLIKPQGRVVNISSTMSLRALKSCSPELQQKFRSETITEEELVGLMNKFVEDTKKGVHQKEGWPSSAYGVTKIGVTVLSRIHARKLSEQRKGDKILLNACCPGWVRTDMAGPNATKSPEEGAETPVYLALLPLDAEGPHGQFVTEKRVEQW